From the genome of Coleofasciculus sp. FACHB-T130, one region includes:
- the cobU gene encoding bifunctional adenosylcobinamide kinase/adenosylcobinamide-phosphate guanylyltransferase: MTSVKHLILVTGPARSGKSEWAETLAMRSGKPVIYVATAHVDPNDLEWLARIEQHQQRRPREWTTLQVPLTLAATIRASQNSSCLLVDSLGTWVANFLDQDDESWERTCQELLESLESSVSDAILVAEETGWGVVPAYPLGRMFRDRLGRLVRRVGAIANPVYLVTAGHVLNLSHLGTPLPKLS; this comes from the coding sequence ATGACTTCTGTTAAGCATTTAATCTTAGTGACTGGTCCAGCCCGTTCCGGGAAAAGTGAGTGGGCGGAGACTCTGGCAATGCGTTCGGGTAAGCCGGTTATCTATGTGGCAACGGCTCACGTTGACCCCAACGATCTAGAATGGCTGGCTCGAATTGAACAACATCAACAACGACGCCCTAGGGAATGGACAACGCTGCAAGTGCCGCTAACACTGGCGGCAACGATTCGGGCATCTCAGAATTCTAGTTGTCTCCTCGTTGATTCTTTGGGAACTTGGGTGGCGAATTTTTTAGACCAAGACGATGAATCTTGGGAAAGGACGTGCCAGGAGTTGCTGGAAAGTTTGGAAAGTAGCGTCAGTGATGCGATTTTGGTGGCAGAGGAAACGGGGTGGGGCGTTGTTCCCGCCTATCCCCTCGGTCGAATGTTCCGCGATCGCTTGGGAAGGCTGGTGCGTCGAGTGGGCGCGATCGCTAACCCAGTCTACTTAGTTACTGCCGGTCACGTTCTCAACCTGAGCCACCTGGGAACGCCGTTACCAAAATTATCATAG
- a CDS encoding glycosyltransferase family 2 protein yields MTEPKISAIICTHNREQYLGAAIDSLLNQDFPDFEVVVVDNASSDRTSEIIKARPGVKYVYEGVMGLSVARNTGAKEAKSEILAYLDDDAVASPSWLSALYDAYQSNEKLAIAGGKVTLIWPDGITPPLWLSPGLSGCLGAYDLGDSIVYIKQPGMTPRGLNYSLRRTFLEQIDGFDVNLGRVGKNLLSNEELHMTERALKLGWQVAYLPDALVAHNVSPERLEQAWFLSRGWWQGISECYREQIAGKAGPRQLLLGGERLVRGLYKSVKYFGDAAQRFDNLVYAYGQVGYLSAAIQGMLSAPFKVQNPEPELKIEKENS; encoded by the coding sequence ATGACAGAGCCTAAAATTTCTGCGATTATATGTACTCACAATCGAGAGCAGTATTTAGGTGCTGCCATTGATAGTTTGCTGAATCAGGATTTTCCGGATTTTGAAGTCGTGGTAGTGGATAATGCCTCCAGCGATCGCACATCCGAGATAATCAAAGCACGACCGGGGGTAAAATACGTCTACGAAGGCGTTATGGGTCTATCTGTCGCCCGCAACACGGGTGCCAAGGAAGCCAAAAGTGAAATTCTCGCCTATTTAGATGATGATGCCGTTGCTAGCCCGTCTTGGCTGTCGGCACTCTATGATGCTTATCAAAGCAATGAAAAACTAGCGATCGCGGGTGGCAAAGTCACCTTAATCTGGCCCGATGGCATCACGCCTCCTCTGTGGCTTTCCCCTGGACTATCTGGGTGCTTGGGAGCATACGATTTAGGAGATTCCATCGTCTATATCAAACAACCTGGTATGACCCCCAGAGGCTTGAATTACTCGCTCAGACGTACGTTTTTAGAGCAAATTGACGGGTTCGATGTTAATCTGGGTCGAGTCGGAAAAAATTTGTTATCAAATGAAGAATTACACATGACAGAACGGGCACTCAAATTAGGTTGGCAAGTTGCCTATCTGCCTGACGCCTTAGTTGCCCACAATGTCTCTCCCGAACGCCTTGAACAAGCTTGGTTTTTAAGCCGAGGCTGGTGGCAGGGCATCAGTGAATGTTACCGCGAACAAATCGCTGGTAAGGCAGGACCGCGCCAGCTATTGTTAGGAGGCGAACGACTCGTGCGAGGTCTCTACAAATCTGTTAAATATTTTGGCGATGCCGCCCAACGGTTCGACAATCTCGTGTATGCCTACGGTCAGGTGGGTTATTTGAGTGCAGCGATTCAAGGGATGTTATCTGCTCCTTTCAAAGTGCAAAATCCAGAGCCGGAATTAAAAATTGAAAAAGAAAATTCTTAA
- a CDS encoding ribonuclease Z yields the protein MQITFLGTSSGVPTRSRNVSSVALRLPQRGELWLFDCGEGTQHQLLRSDLKIGQLNRIFITHMHGDHIFGLMGLLATCGLAGNVQRIDLYGPPGLNEYLRACRQYSSTHFSYPVQVHIVQPGVVYEDEEFIVTCGPLKHRVTAFGYRVTEKDRPGRFDVEKAAALSIPPGRVYGQLKRGETVTLLDGRQIHGADLCGPTEIGRKIVYCTDTVYCDEAVELSQDADVLIHEATFAHQDAQLAFDRLHSTSTMAAQVAHTAGVKHLIMTHFSPRYAPGNAIVLDDLLTEARAIFPSTELAYDFLNYEVPRRREEELKIKN from the coding sequence ATGCAAATTACTTTTTTAGGGACAAGCTCCGGTGTACCGACGCGATCGCGCAATGTGTCCAGCGTGGCTTTACGGCTACCTCAACGAGGAGAACTCTGGCTGTTTGACTGTGGTGAAGGTACCCAACACCAGCTATTACGGAGTGACCTGAAAATCGGTCAACTGAACCGTATTTTTATCACCCATATGCACGGAGACCATATATTTGGCTTAATGGGTCTTTTAGCAACCTGTGGTTTGGCTGGCAATGTTCAACGCATTGACCTCTACGGTCCCCCCGGTCTCAATGAATACCTGCGTGCTTGCAGACAATACTCTTCAACCCATTTTTCCTACCCGGTTCAGGTTCACATCGTACAGCCTGGAGTGGTGTATGAAGATGAAGAATTTATCGTCACCTGTGGTCCCCTGAAGCATCGCGTCACTGCTTTTGGCTACCGAGTCACTGAAAAAGACCGTCCGGGGCGCTTTGATGTAGAAAAAGCCGCAGCCCTCTCAATTCCTCCGGGTCGGGTCTATGGACAACTCAAACGTGGCGAAACTGTGACGCTGCTAGATGGGCGGCAAATTCATGGGGCAGATCTGTGTGGACCGACAGAAATCGGTCGCAAAATTGTTTACTGTACCGACACAGTTTATTGCGACGAGGCGGTAGAACTTTCGCAGGATGCGGATGTGTTAATTCACGAAGCAACCTTTGCCCACCAAGACGCCCAGCTAGCTTTTGATCGCTTGCACTCCACTTCAACGATGGCGGCTCAAGTTGCTCATACTGCTGGTGTTAAGCACTTGATCATGACTCATTTCAGTCCCCGCTATGCCCCCGGTAATGCCATTGTGCTGGATGACCTGCTTACGGAAGCGCGTGCCATTTTTCCGAGTACGGAATTGGCTTATGATTTTCTAAATTATGAGGTGCCTCGGCGGCGGGAAGAGGAATTAAAAATTAAAAATTAA